A DNA window from Corynebacterium ciconiae DSM 44920 contains the following coding sequences:
- the rpmH gene encoding 50S ribosomal protein L34, which translates to MAKGKRTFQPNNRRRARVHGFRTRMRTRSGRAIVAARRRKGRARLTA; encoded by the coding sequence ATGGCTAAGGGCAAGCGGACTTTCCAGCCCAACAACCGTCGTCGCGCCCGCGTCCACGGTTTCCGTACTCGTATGCGCACCCGTTCCGGCCGCGCTATCGTTGCTGCACGTCGCCGCAAGGGCCGTGCTCGCCTCACCGCGTAG
- the yidD gene encoding membrane protein insertion efficiency factor YidD → MPPQRNSRPMSDEHSCAAVGAPMNAKPASAKPASVESTRAEPMNAPSHPHNHGRPGPITRLLLGGVRLYQRYLSGLKSGPSCRFEPSCSAYAYESLQRFGALRGLLLAVVRLSKCGPWHPGGYDPVPPHGERK, encoded by the coding sequence ATGCCACCTCAGAGAAACTCGAGGCCGATGTCAGACGAGCACTCGTGCGCAGCCGTCGGCGCTCCGATGAACGCCAAGCCGGCGAGCGCCAAGCCGGCGAGCGTCGAGTCCACGAGGGCCGAGCCGATGAACGCCCCGTCGCATCCCCATAACCACGGCCGGCCAGGGCCCATTACCCGGCTCCTTCTGGGCGGGGTGCGGCTGTATCAACGCTATCTCTCCGGTCTTAAAAGTGGTCCGAGCTGCCGTTTTGAGCCCAGCTGTAGCGCCTATGCCTATGAGAGCCTGCAGCGCTTTGGAGCCCTTCGGGGGCTGCTTCTCGCTGTGGTTCGGCTGAGCAAATGTGGGCCGTGGCACCCAGGCGGTTATGATCCTGTGCCCCCTCATGGTGAGAGAAAATGA